A genomic segment from Pseudomonas sp. S09G 359 encodes:
- a CDS encoding nitronate monooxygenase family protein, with the protein MSTWPDTRILDLLGIEVPIIQAPMAVGTTTAMVIAASNAGALGSMPAAALSIEQLREALTTIRQASTRPLNVNFFCHQPPAPDTARDKRWKDLLEPYYRELGADFDAPTPISNREPFNDAACRVVEEFRPEVVSFHFGLPEKSLLDRVKATGAKVLSSATTVEEAIWLEQHGCDAIIAMGVEAGGHRGIFLSEDLNTQIGLFALLPQIVDAVSVPVIAAGGIGDARGIVAAFALGASAVQIGTAYLFTPEANVTASHHHALRHAQASETALTNLFTGRPARGIVNRVMRELGAINPAAPAFPTSGGALIPLKAKDEAGFSNLWAGQALRLGKDIGTYELTRELAEQALAKLQR; encoded by the coding sequence ATGAGCACCTGGCCAGACACGCGCATTCTTGACCTGCTGGGCATTGAAGTGCCGATCATCCAGGCGCCTATGGCGGTAGGGACGACCACCGCCATGGTTATCGCTGCCAGTAATGCCGGTGCGCTGGGTTCCATGCCTGCCGCCGCACTGAGTATCGAGCAGCTGCGTGAAGCGCTGACCACCATTCGCCAGGCCAGCACGCGGCCGCTCAACGTGAATTTTTTCTGTCACCAGCCACCCGCGCCCGACACTGCGCGCGATAAACGCTGGAAGGACCTGCTGGAACCCTACTACCGTGAGCTGGGCGCCGATTTTGACGCGCCAACGCCCATCTCCAACCGCGAACCGTTCAATGACGCCGCCTGCCGCGTGGTTGAAGAGTTTCGCCCGGAAGTCGTCAGTTTCCACTTTGGCTTGCCGGAAAAATCCCTGCTGGACCGAGTGAAAGCCACCGGCGCCAAAGTGCTGTCGTCCGCCACTACCGTTGAAGAGGCGATCTGGCTGGAACAACACGGCTGCGATGCCATCATCGCCATGGGCGTTGAAGCGGGCGGCCACCGTGGGATTTTCCTCAGCGAGGACCTCAACACCCAGATCGGTTTGTTTGCGCTGTTGCCGCAAATCGTCGATGCCGTCAGCGTGCCGGTGATTGCCGCCGGCGGCATCGGCGATGCACGCGGCATTGTCGCGGCATTCGCCCTCGGCGCCTCGGCGGTGCAGATTGGCACTGCGTACCTGTTCACCCCCGAGGCGAACGTGACCGCTTCCCACCACCATGCGCTGCGCCACGCCCAGGCCAGCGAAACCGCACTGACCAACCTGTTCACCGGGCGCCCGGCGCGAGGGATCGTCAACCGGGTGATGCGCGAGCTGGGTGCGATCAACCCCGCAGCGCCCGCTTTTCCTACATCGGGCGGTGCACTGATTCCGCTCAAGGCCAAGGATGAAGCCGGTTTCAGTAACCTGTGGGCGGGCCAGGCGCTGCGGCTCGGCAAAGACATCGGCACTTACGAGCTGACCCGCGAGCTAGCCGAACAGGCGTTGGCGAAACTCCAACGATAG
- the galU gene encoding UTP--glucose-1-phosphate uridylyltransferase GalU, which yields MIKKCLFPAAGYGTRFLPATKAMPKEMLPVVNKPLIQYGVEEALDAGLNEISIVTGRGKRALEDHFDISYELENQIKGTDKEKYLVGIRKLLDECSFSYTRQTQMKGLGHAILTGRPLIGDEPFAVVLADDLCVNLEGDGVLTQMVKLYQKYRCTIVAVMEVNPEETNKYGVIAGDDIGDGLIRVRDMVEKPAPEDAPSNLAIIGRYILTPDIFKLIEETEPGKGGEIQITDALLKQAKDGCVIAYKFKGQRFDCGGAEGYIEATNFCYEHFYKTGKAY from the coding sequence ATGATCAAGAAATGCTTGTTCCCAGCAGCCGGTTACGGCACTCGCTTCTTGCCAGCGACCAAGGCCATGCCCAAAGAGATGCTGCCGGTGGTGAACAAGCCACTGATTCAGTACGGCGTCGAAGAGGCACTGGATGCCGGCTTGAACGAAATCTCCATCGTGACCGGCCGTGGTAAGCGCGCGCTGGAAGACCACTTTGACATCAGCTACGAGCTGGAAAACCAGATCAAGGGCACCGACAAGGAAAAATACCTGGTTGGTATCCGCAAACTGCTCGACGAGTGCTCGTTCTCCTACACCCGTCAGACCCAGATGAAAGGCCTCGGCCACGCCATCCTGACTGGCCGCCCGCTGATCGGTGACGAGCCGTTCGCCGTGGTACTGGCGGATGACCTGTGTGTAAACCTGGAAGGCGACGGCGTGCTGACCCAGATGGTCAAGCTCTACCAGAAATACCGCTGCACCATCGTTGCCGTGATGGAAGTGAACCCGGAAGAAACCAACAAGTACGGGGTTATCGCCGGCGACGACATTGGTGATGGCCTGATCCGCGTACGTGACATGGTTGAAAAACCAGCACCGGAAGATGCTCCGTCGAACTTGGCGATCATCGGCCGTTACATCCTGACTCCGGACATCTTCAAGCTGATCGAAGAAACCGAGCCAGGCAAGGGCGGCGAAATCCAGATCACCGACGCCTTGCTCAAGCAAGCCAAAGACGGTTGCGTAATTGCCTACAAATTCAAGGGCCAGCGTTTCGACTGCGGCGGCGCTGAAGGCTACATCGAAGCGACCAACTTCTGCTACGAGCACTTCTACAAGACTGGCAAGGCTTACTGA
- the modB gene encoding molybdate ABC transporter permease subunit: MPLSSADFSAIWLTIKLASLTTVILLVIGTPIALWLSRTRSWWRGPIGAIVALPLVLPPTVIGFYLLLTMGPNGYFGQFTQWLGLGTLTFSFAGLVIGSVIYSMPFVVQPLQNAFSAIGTRPLEVAATLRANPWDTFFSVILPLARPGFITAAILGFAHTVGEFGVVLMIGGNIPDKTRVVSVQIYDHVEAMEYAQAHWLAGSMVVFAFLVLLALYSSRKTRMGWS; encoded by the coding sequence ATGCCGTTATCGAGTGCCGATTTTTCCGCTATCTGGTTGACCATCAAACTGGCGTCACTGACCACCGTGATCCTGCTGGTCATCGGCACTCCGATTGCGCTGTGGCTGTCGCGCACCCGCTCGTGGTGGCGCGGGCCCATCGGGGCAATCGTCGCCTTGCCGTTGGTGTTGCCGCCAACGGTAATCGGTTTCTACCTGCTGTTGACCATGGGCCCCAATGGCTACTTCGGCCAGTTCACCCAATGGCTGGGCCTGGGCACCCTTACCTTCAGCTTCGCCGGGCTGGTGATTGGCTCGGTGATCTATTCCATGCCGTTTGTGGTGCAGCCGTTGCAAAACGCCTTCTCCGCGATCGGCACCCGCCCGCTGGAAGTGGCCGCGACCCTGCGCGCCAACCCGTGGGACACGTTCTTCAGCGTCATCCTGCCCCTGGCGCGCCCGGGGTTTATTACCGCGGCCATCCTCGGGTTTGCGCATACCGTTGGCGAGTTCGGCGTGGTGCTGATGATCGGCGGCAATATCCCTGACAAAACCCGCGTGGTCTCGGTGCAGATCTACGACCATGTCGAAGCCATGGAATATGCCCAGGCCCATTGGCTGGCAGGCTCCATGGTGGTGTTCGCGTTCCTCGTGTTGCTGGCGTTGTACTCCAGCCGTAAAACCCGGATGGGCTGGAGCTGA
- a CDS encoding ABATE domain-containing protein has protein sequence MATSAPPVAPLEPYVLADDPVLDMLNTRANIDGEPFDFWQGDADVERWLVRLGWVEEGAVPAFEPGALVATAVALREVIRDLLEQRKAGKQGDPTALNGFLRKAVSHPQLAWPASGELQLERQRKTQTPEQFLSTIAEAAAGLLVLGDFSLIRTCEHPECVLWFYDRTKAHKRRWCSMALCGNRHKVAQFRKRKLL, from the coding sequence ATGGCTACTTCCGCACCTCCCGTTGCGCCCCTGGAACCCTATGTACTGGCCGATGACCCGGTGCTGGATATGCTTAACACGCGTGCCAATATCGACGGCGAACCCTTCGATTTCTGGCAAGGCGACGCGGATGTCGAACGCTGGCTGGTACGGTTGGGGTGGGTCGAGGAGGGCGCGGTGCCGGCCTTTGAACCGGGCGCGCTAGTGGCGACGGCCGTGGCCTTGCGAGAAGTGATCCGCGATCTGCTGGAGCAGCGCAAGGCCGGGAAACAAGGCGATCCGACTGCGCTCAATGGCTTTTTGCGCAAAGCCGTCAGCCATCCGCAACTGGCGTGGCCGGCGTCGGGCGAACTGCAGTTGGAGCGTCAGCGCAAGACGCAAACCCCGGAGCAGTTCCTGTCAACGATTGCCGAGGCCGCTGCAGGCCTGTTGGTGCTGGGTGACTTCAGCCTGATCCGCACCTGCGAGCATCCCGAGTGTGTGCTGTGGTTTTACGATCGCACCAAAGCACACAAACGCCGCTGGTGCAGCATGGCGCTGTGCGGCAACCGGCATAAGGTTGCGCAATTTCGTAAGCGCAAGTTGCTCTAG
- the alkB gene encoding DNA oxidative demethylase AlkB — MPGPTADLFADDALQQPAGREQIGEQSYVLRGYALPWIERLLPELRRVLAQSPFRQMVTPGGFTMSAALSSCGDLGWTTDATGYRYTPIDPRSQQAWPAMPDTLRQLAELAAAEAGFAHFSPDACLINRYVPGAKMSLHQDKNERRYSEPVVSVSLGLPAIFLFGGHERSSKTQKVSLFHGDVVVWGGVDRLRFHGVMPIKEGVHPVMGPQRINLTFRTAG, encoded by the coding sequence ATGCCTGGCCCGACTGCCGACCTGTTCGCCGATGACGCCCTGCAACAACCCGCCGGGCGCGAGCAAATCGGCGAACAGTCCTACGTGCTAAGGGGCTACGCCCTGCCCTGGATTGAACGCCTTCTGCCTGAGCTGCGGCGTGTACTGGCTCAATCGCCGTTTCGGCAAATGGTCACCCCCGGTGGCTTTACCATGTCGGCGGCGTTAAGCAGTTGCGGTGACCTGGGCTGGACCACCGATGCAACCGGCTACCGCTACACGCCCATCGACCCGCGCAGCCAGCAAGCCTGGCCCGCCATGCCGGACACCTTGCGCCAATTGGCCGAACTGGCGGCGGCAGAGGCCGGGTTTGCCCACTTCAGCCCCGATGCCTGCCTGATCAACCGCTACGTACCGGGCGCCAAGATGTCCTTGCATCAAGACAAGAATGAACGCCGCTACAGTGAGCCTGTGGTGTCGGTGTCCCTCGGGCTGCCAGCGATTTTCCTGTTTGGTGGTCACGAGCGCAGCAGCAAAACGCAAAAAGTTTCGCTGTTCCATGGCGATGTGGTGGTCTGGGGCGGGGTCGATCGCCTGCGTTTTCATGGGGTGATGCCGATCAAGGAAGGCGTGCATCCGGTGATGGGCCCGCAGCGCATCAACCTGACGTTCCGTACCGCTGGCTGA
- the modC gene encoding molybdenum ABC transporter ATP-binding protein yields the protein MSMIDVRLQLKYSGFTLDVDLHLPGRGVTALYGHSGSGKTTCLRCIAGLERAGDGFIQINDEVWQDSRSGLFVPPHKRALGYVFQEASLFAHLSVLANLEFGLKRIPRTQRRVDMAHATELLGIGHLLDRNPQHLSGGERQRIGIARALLTSPRLLLMDEPLAALDSQRKGEILPYLERLHDELDIPVLYVSHAQDEVARLADHIVLLSDGKALASGPIGETLARLDLPMALGDDAGVVVNGNVSAYDEHYQLLTLQLPGSAQHLRVAHAPMAVGKTLRVKVQARDVSLSLQAEEHSSILNRLPVTVTQEVAADNSAHVLVRLDADGTPLLARITRFSRDQLQLHPGQQLWAQIKAVAVLA from the coding sequence ATGTCGATGATTGATGTGCGCCTGCAACTCAAGTATTCCGGCTTTACCCTGGACGTTGACCTGCACCTGCCCGGGCGCGGCGTGACGGCGCTGTACGGGCATTCCGGCTCCGGCAAGACCACCTGCCTGCGCTGCATCGCCGGGCTGGAGCGCGCCGGGGACGGGTTTATCCAGATCAACGATGAGGTCTGGCAAGACAGCCGCAGCGGGTTATTCGTGCCGCCACACAAGCGGGCGCTGGGGTATGTGTTTCAAGAGGCGAGCCTGTTCGCGCATTTGTCGGTACTGGCCAACCTGGAATTCGGCCTCAAGCGCATCCCGCGCACGCAACGCCGGGTCGACATGGCCCACGCCACCGAGCTGCTGGGGATCGGCCACTTGCTGGATCGCAACCCGCAGCATTTGTCCGGCGGCGAGCGCCAGCGCATCGGCATCGCCCGCGCCCTGCTCACCAGCCCTCGCCTGCTCTTGATGGATGAACCGCTGGCCGCCCTCGACAGCCAGCGCAAAGGCGAAATCCTGCCCTACCTCGAACGCCTGCATGATGAGCTGGATATTCCGGTGCTGTATGTCAGCCATGCCCAGGACGAGGTGGCGCGCCTGGCCGATCACATCGTATTGCTCAGCGACGGCAAGGCCCTGGCCAGCGGCCCCATTGGCGAAACCCTGGCGCGGCTCGACCTGCCCATGGCACTGGGGGATGACGCCGGCGTGGTGGTCAACGGCAACGTCAGTGCCTACGACGAGCACTACCAGTTGCTGACGCTGCAACTGCCCGGCAGCGCGCAGCACCTGCGCGTGGCGCATGCACCGATGGCGGTGGGCAAGACACTGCGGGTAAAAGTACAGGCGCGGGACGTGAGCCTCAGCCTGCAGGCCGAGGAACACAGCAGCATCCTCAACCGCCTGCCGGTGACGGTCACCCAGGAGGTGGCGGCGGATAACAGCGCCCACGTGCTGGTGCGCCTGGACGCCGATGGCACGCCACTACTGGCACGGATCACGCGTTTTTCCCGCGACCAGTTGCAACTGCACCCCGGCCAGCAGCTGTGGGCGCAGATCAAGGCCGTCGCGGTATTGGCCTAG
- a CDS encoding DUF1883 domain-containing protein, which translates to MKFIHQREHLNEGDIVVIECSQTCNIRLMSDANFRSFKNGGRHTYHGGAFDKFPAKITAPSTGFWNITLDVVTRRAISVTKKPALSHKIRIVRRTSSKLS; encoded by the coding sequence ATGAAATTCATCCACCAGCGCGAGCACCTCAACGAGGGAGACATTGTCGTCATCGAATGCTCGCAGACATGTAATATTCGTCTGATGAGCGACGCCAACTTTCGCAGCTTCAAGAACGGCGGCCGCCATACCTACCACGGTGGTGCCTTCGACAAATTCCCCGCCAAAATCACCGCACCGAGCACCGGGTTCTGGAACATCACCCTGGACGTGGTCACCCGTCGGGCGATCAGCGTGACCAAAAAGCCTGCGTTGTCCCACAAGATCCGCATTGTACGTCGTACCAGCTCCAAGCTGAGCTGA
- a CDS encoding DNA topoisomerase IB encodes MSDSALPADLHYVDDTQPGIRRKKVRDKFQYFDQKGERITDAAEVKRLNSLAVPPAYTDVWICADPRGHLQATGRDARGRKQYRYHARWREVRDSDKYSRLQEFGNALPKLRKQLEAQLAEPGFTREKVLATVVMLLDATLIRVGNVEYARENKSYGLTTLRSRHVDIKGSEIKFQFRGKSGVEHQLSVKDRRLASVVKRCLELPGQNLFQYLDTDGERHTVSSQDVNAYLHDLTGADFTAKDYRTWAGTAMALAVLRELEWQPESDAKRHVVAMVKDVAKQLGNTPAVCRKCYIHPAVLEHFSLGELSRLPKPRVRKGLKAEEVALAMFLERLAADLPKNAEAS; translated from the coding sequence ATGTCCGACTCCGCGTTGCCCGCCGACCTGCATTACGTTGACGACACCCAGCCCGGCATTCGCCGCAAAAAAGTGCGCGACAAGTTCCAGTATTTCGACCAAAAAGGTGAGCGCATTACCGATGCCGCCGAGGTCAAGCGCCTCAACAGCCTTGCCGTCCCACCCGCCTATACCGATGTGTGGATCTGCGCCGACCCGCGCGGCCATCTGCAAGCCACCGGCCGCGACGCCCGTGGGCGCAAGCAGTATCGCTACCACGCGCGCTGGCGCGAAGTGCGCGACAGCGACAAGTACTCGCGCCTGCAGGAGTTCGGCAATGCCCTGCCTAAATTGCGCAAGCAGCTGGAAGCGCAACTGGCCGAGCCCGGTTTTACCCGCGAAAAGGTGCTGGCCACGGTGGTAATGCTGCTGGACGCCACGCTGATTCGCGTCGGCAATGTCGAGTATGCGCGCGAGAACAAATCCTACGGCCTGACCACCCTGCGCAGCCGCCATGTGGATATCAAGGGCAGCGAGATCAAGTTTCAGTTTCGCGGCAAGAGCGGCGTGGAACACCAACTCAGCGTTAAGGACCGGCGCCTGGCCAGTGTGGTCAAGCGCTGCCTGGAACTGCCGGGGCAGAACCTGTTTCAGTACCTGGACACCGATGGCGAGCGCCATACCGTCAGCTCCCAGGACGTCAACGCCTACCTGCACGACCTCACCGGCGCCGACTTCACCGCCAAGGATTACCGCACGTGGGCTGGCACCGCCATGGCGCTGGCCGTATTGCGGGAGTTGGAGTGGCAGCCGGAGTCCGATGCCAAACGGCATGTGGTGGCGATGGTCAAGGATGTGGCCAAACAGCTGGGCAACACCCCGGCGGTGTGCCGCAAGTGCTATATCCACCCGGCGGTGCTGGAGCATTTCAGCCTGGGTGAACTGTCTCGGCTGCCCAAGCCGAGGGTGCGCAAAGGCCTTAAAGCCGAGGAAGTCGCCCTCGCAATGTTCCTCGAGCGACTCGCCGCCGACTTGCCGAAGAACGCCGAGGCGAGTTAG
- a CDS encoding alpha/beta fold hydrolase gives MTTQAPVVHYRHVDVDGVRMFYREAGDPAAPVMLLLHGFPSSSHMYRNLIPLLATRFRVIAPDLPGFGFTEVPTERDYVYSFDNLAITTGHFVEALGLSRYALYVFDYGAPVGLRLAVAHPERVSALVSQNGNAYLEGLGDAWSPIHAYWAEPSQANREVIRNAVISLEGTRYQYLHGVSQPERVAPESYMLDVLLMQRPGNDEIQLDLFLDYRNNLTLYPAFQAFFQATQVPALVIWGQNDPFFIPPGAHAYTRDNANAVVELLDTGHFALETHAEHIAQRIHAVLGHAID, from the coding sequence ATGACTACTCAAGCTCCCGTTGTTCACTACCGTCACGTCGATGTCGATGGCGTGCGCATGTTCTACCGTGAGGCCGGCGACCCAGCCGCCCCGGTCATGCTGCTGTTGCATGGTTTTCCCAGCTCGTCGCATATGTACCGCAACCTGATCCCGCTGCTAGCCACGCGCTTCCGGGTGATTGCCCCAGACCTGCCGGGTTTCGGCTTCACCGAAGTACCCACTGAGCGCGATTACGTCTACAGCTTCGACAACCTGGCGATTACCACGGGGCATTTTGTCGAGGCATTGGGCCTCAGCCGCTACGCCCTGTATGTCTTCGATTACGGCGCGCCGGTCGGCCTGCGCCTGGCGGTGGCGCACCCGGAGCGGGTCAGCGCGCTGGTTTCGCAGAATGGCAACGCTTACCTGGAAGGCCTGGGCGATGCCTGGTCGCCGATTCACGCCTACTGGGCCGAGCCGAGCCAGGCCAACCGCGAGGTGATTCGCAACGCGGTGATCAGCCTCGAAGGCACGCGCTACCAGTATTTGCACGGCGTGAGCCAGCCGGAACGGGTGGCGCCGGAGTCGTATATGCTCGACGTGCTGCTGATGCAGCGGCCTGGCAATGACGAGATCCAACTGGACCTGTTCCTCGACTACCGCAACAACCTCACGCTGTACCCGGCATTCCAGGCGTTTTTCCAGGCCACCCAGGTGCCAGCACTGGTGATCTGGGGCCAGAACGACCCGTTCTTCATCCCGCCAGGAGCCCATGCCTACACCCGTGATAACGCCAATGCCGTGGTGGAGCTGCTCGATACCGGCCACTTCGCCCTGGAAACCCATGCCGAGCACATCGCCCAGCGGATCCATGCCGTGCTGGGGCACGCCATAGACTGA
- the ada gene encoding bifunctional DNA-binding transcriptional regulator/O6-methylguanine-DNA methyltransferase Ada yields MTTEQDPRWAAILARDPKADTLFVYGVKTTGVYCRPSSASRLPRAENIEFFDTPAQAEAAGYRASKRAAGDQTQVAAHHGQLVAEACRHIEQADTPPTLNTLAAQAGLSPFHFHRVFKAVTGLTPKGYASAHRSRKVRAGLKGQHSVTDALYDAGFNSNSRFYESADQLLGMKPSDYKAGGTNNVILFAVGQCSLGAILVAQSTRGVCAILLGDDPDKLVRDLQDQFPKADLVGADTRFEQLIAQVVGFVEAPALGLDLPLDLRGTAFQERVWQALREIPVGSTASYAQIAERIGAPKSFRAVAQACGANSLAVAIPCHRVVRSNGDVSGYRWGVERKRQLLERERQR; encoded by the coding sequence ATGACTACCGAACAAGACCCCCGCTGGGCTGCGATTCTCGCCCGCGACCCCAAGGCCGACACGCTGTTCGTCTACGGCGTCAAGACCACTGGCGTGTATTGCCGACCCAGCAGTGCCTCGCGCTTGCCGCGCGCGGAAAATATCGAGTTCTTCGACACCCCGGCGCAAGCCGAGGCGGCCGGCTATCGCGCCAGCAAACGCGCGGCCGGCGACCAGACTCAAGTTGCCGCACACCATGGCCAACTGGTGGCCGAAGCATGCCGGCACATCGAGCAGGCCGACACCCCGCCCACACTGAACACCCTGGCAGCCCAGGCCGGCCTCAGCCCGTTCCATTTTCACCGCGTATTCAAGGCGGTGACCGGCCTGACCCCCAAGGGCTACGCCAGCGCCCACCGTTCACGCAAGGTGCGCGCCGGGCTCAAGGGCCAGCACTCGGTGACGGATGCGCTGTACGACGCGGGGTTCAACTCCAACAGCCGCTTTTATGAATCGGCTGACCAGTTGCTGGGCATGAAGCCCAGTGACTACAAGGCAGGTGGCACCAACAATGTAATCCTGTTCGCCGTTGGGCAGTGCTCGCTGGGGGCGATTCTGGTGGCGCAAAGCACCCGTGGCGTCTGCGCGATTCTGTTGGGGGATGACCCGGATAAACTGGTGCGCGACCTCCAGGACCAATTTCCCAAAGCCGACCTGGTAGGCGCCGACACGCGCTTCGAACAGTTGATCGCCCAAGTGGTGGGGTTTGTCGAAGCGCCCGCCTTGGGCCTGGACCTGCCGCTGGACCTGCGCGGCACCGCGTTTCAAGAGCGCGTATGGCAGGCCTTGCGCGAAATTCCGGTAGGCAGCACGGCCAGCTACGCGCAGATTGCCGAGCGCATCGGCGCGCCCAAATCGTTTCGCGCGGTGGCCCAGGCGTGCGGAGCCAACAGCCTGGCAGTTGCGATCCCCTGTCACCGCGTGGTGCGCAGCAACGGTGACGTGTCGGGTTACCGCTGGGGCGTCGAGCGCAAGCGCCAATTGCTCGAGCGCGAACGCCAGCGCTAG
- the modA gene encoding molybdate ABC transporter substrate-binding protein, which produces MKIHASRLAMLVAALAFGSAHADEVQVAVAANFTAPIQAIAADFEKDTGHKLVAAYGATGQFYTQIKNGAPFEVFLSADDTTPQKLEAEGDTVKGSRFTYAVGTLALWSAKEGYVDAKGEVLKKDQFKHLSIANPKAAPYGLAATQVLAKEGLTEQVKDKIVEGQNITQAYQFVSTGNAELGFVALSQIYKDGKVTSGSAWIVPASMHDPIKQDAVILTKGKDSAAAKALVEYLKGPKAAAVIKSYGYELAK; this is translated from the coding sequence ATGAAGATTCATGCCTCACGCCTGGCCATGCTGGTCGCCGCGCTCGCCTTCGGTTCGGCGCACGCCGATGAAGTCCAGGTGGCCGTGGCCGCCAACTTCACCGCGCCGATCCAGGCGATTGCCGCCGACTTCGAAAAAGACACCGGGCACAAGCTGGTTGCGGCCTACGGCGCCACCGGGCAGTTCTACACCCAGATCAAGAACGGCGCGCCGTTCGAAGTGTTCCTGAGCGCCGACGACACCACCCCGCAAAAACTCGAAGCCGAAGGCGACACCGTCAAAGGCTCGCGCTTCACTTACGCCGTGGGCACCCTGGCATTGTGGTCGGCCAAAGAAGGTTATGTGGACGCCAAGGGCGAGGTATTGAAGAAGGACCAATTCAAGCACCTGTCCATCGCCAACCCCAAAGCCGCGCCTTACGGCCTGGCCGCCACCCAGGTATTGGCCAAAGAAGGCCTGACCGAGCAGGTCAAGGACAAGATCGTCGAAGGCCAGAACATCACCCAGGCCTATCAGTTTGTGTCCACCGGTAATGCCGAGTTGGGTTTTGTCGCCTTGTCGCAGATCTATAAAGACGGCAAAGTCACCAGCGGTTCGGCGTGGATCGTCCCGGCCTCCATGCACGACCCGATCAAACAGGACGCGGTAATCCTCACCAAGGGCAAGGACAGCGCAGCTGCCAAAGCGCTGGTCGAGTACCTCAAGGGGCCAAAAGCCGCGGCCGTCATCAAGTCCTATGGTTACGAGCTGGCCAAGTAA